From the Marinomonas sp. THO17 genome, one window contains:
- a CDS encoding LacI family DNA-binding transcriptional regulator: MSIKEIATQLDLSVSTVSRALNDYPDISPSTKKRVLKEAHRQGYQLKDPSAGQWVQAKRVITAIVPSQQSLFIDPILAKVLAGAHQFLQPLGYLLQVVAIDTGKDELSEFERLVKAGDQDGFILLRTRVNDPKVHRLLKLNVPFVCYGRTERASQFAWLDLDNYQVGQLSLSYLVQQKHSQIGIVTLSERYFFAKERQRGIQDAAQKLGIALSHEHFLEVSFDEEQSYLACAEFLLQRPNITALICLNSVSARSAALAVKRLHTDTSKVCVIGCDTPVDELTAEMGITSVQQAAPQHVGEQLAGIMVERIKGTPVKELQVLLSPGVVKTRID, from the coding sequence ATGTCGATTAAAGAGATTGCGACTCAGCTAGACCTGTCAGTATCTACCGTGTCACGTGCACTGAATGATTACCCTGACATTAGTCCAAGTACTAAAAAGCGAGTGCTCAAAGAAGCCCATCGCCAAGGTTACCAGCTAAAAGACCCTAGCGCTGGACAATGGGTACAGGCTAAACGTGTCATTACGGCCATTGTTCCAAGTCAGCAAAGTCTTTTTATTGACCCCATTCTTGCTAAGGTGTTAGCCGGTGCTCACCAGTTTCTACAACCATTAGGCTACTTATTACAAGTGGTTGCCATTGATACTGGAAAAGATGAATTAAGTGAGTTTGAGCGCCTCGTCAAGGCAGGCGATCAAGATGGCTTTATCCTATTACGTACACGGGTCAATGACCCAAAAGTTCATCGTTTACTCAAGCTCAATGTGCCTTTTGTTTGCTACGGTCGCACTGAACGTGCCAGTCAATTTGCTTGGTTGGATCTGGATAATTATCAAGTAGGGCAGCTGAGTTTGTCCTACTTAGTGCAACAAAAACACAGTCAAATTGGCATTGTTACCTTGAGTGAGCGGTATTTTTTCGCTAAAGAAAGACAACGAGGCATTCAAGATGCAGCCCAAAAATTAGGCATAGCACTGAGTCACGAGCACTTTTTAGAAGTGAGTTTCGATGAGGAACAAAGCTACTTAGCTTGTGCGGAATTCTTACTTCAGCGCCCCAATATAACGGCACTGATTTGTCTAAACAGCGTCAGTGCACGAAGCGCCGCTTTAGCGGTAAAGCGATTGCACACAGATACTTCCAAGGTCTGTGTCATTGGTTGTGATACGCCCGTTGATGAGCTAACCGCCGAAATGGGCATCACTAGTGTTCAACAAGCCGCTCCACAGCATGTTGGCGAGCAGTTGGCTGGCATAATGGTAGAGCGCATCAAGGGAACGCCTGTTAAGGAATTACAGGTTCTATTATCACCAGGAGTAGTAAAAACGAGAATTGATTAG
- a CDS encoding extracellular solute-binding protein: protein MTHCKSLTLGAVWATSSLLFSSLSQAAEIEFWTAQTQSDRLQNIELLASTFEALNDGVTVKVIGVDENEMATQMAAAVAAGTTPQLIEVNSEIIMALGEEGIVDTDTHQAVINDIGKQRFHAGALTTLTSPTGSYYGLPYHGWIQGIWYRKDWFDEKGLAAPNTWQNIKTAAKALTDKANNQYGILVGTKQDSYTEQVFTQLALSNNAAEFNAQGELIFNSPATLETIEFYKDLAQYNPPGPQNWRARDYYLQGKMGMFFYSTYIMDDLALAEVAKGSLSSENFAELTGGTFDPELVKNTAFAPIITHKSAASYGTLSGLVALKTADSEDQKATQDFIEFLYDPASYITFLHMAPGGMNPMLKGIAEDPVYLNDPNGVFKLYGADKMKQIVSGFDDIRSFSVVAGKTFPASGEIFAKSVIPRMIYDVTIQGKDPQAALDAAEAEMKAIMNE, encoded by the coding sequence ATGACTCACTGTAAATCTCTCACTTTAGGTGCTGTCTGGGCAACCAGTAGCCTACTATTCAGTTCATTATCTCAGGCCGCTGAAATTGAATTCTGGACAGCGCAAACTCAGTCAGACCGACTGCAAAACATTGAATTACTTGCCAGTACCTTTGAAGCGCTCAACGATGGCGTCACAGTCAAAGTCATAGGTGTCGATGAAAACGAAATGGCGACCCAAATGGCTGCCGCTGTCGCCGCCGGCACCACACCGCAACTTATTGAAGTCAATTCTGAAATCATCATGGCGTTGGGTGAAGAAGGCATTGTTGATACAGATACCCATCAAGCAGTCATCAATGATATTGGCAAACAGCGCTTTCACGCTGGTGCGTTAACCACACTCACGTCACCCACCGGAAGCTATTACGGCTTACCTTATCATGGCTGGATTCAGGGTATTTGGTATCGTAAAGATTGGTTCGATGAAAAAGGTTTGGCTGCGCCCAATACTTGGCAAAACATCAAAACCGCCGCTAAGGCACTAACCGACAAAGCCAACAACCAATACGGCATCCTAGTCGGTACCAAACAAGACAGTTATACAGAGCAAGTCTTCACTCAGCTGGCTTTATCCAATAATGCCGCTGAATTCAACGCCCAAGGCGAACTCATTTTTAATAGCCCAGCCACCCTAGAAACCATTGAATTCTATAAAGATTTGGCCCAATACAATCCACCTGGGCCACAAAACTGGCGAGCCAGAGATTATTACCTACAAGGTAAAATGGGCATGTTCTTCTACTCTACCTACATAATGGATGATCTCGCCTTAGCGGAAGTGGCAAAAGGTTCTCTTTCCTCGGAAAACTTTGCCGAACTAACAGGCGGCACTTTTGATCCGGAGTTGGTAAAAAATACGGCTTTTGCACCCATTATCACCCATAAAAGCGCGGCCTCTTATGGTACTTTATCGGGTTTAGTAGCACTCAAAACCGCCGACTCTGAGGACCAAAAAGCCACCCAAGATTTTATTGAGTTCCTTTACGATCCAGCCAGTTACATCACCTTTTTGCACATGGCGCCGGGTGGTATGAACCCTATGCTCAAGGGCATTGCTGAAGATCCTGTGTATTTAAATGATCCTAACGGTGTCTTTAAACTCTACGGTGCTGACAAGATGAAGCAAATTGTTTCTGGTTTTGATGACATTCGCTCTTTTTCTGTGGTGGCAGGCAAAACCTTCCCAGCATCTGGCGAAATTTTCGCTAAATCCGTCATACCTCGCATGATTTATGATGTCACTATTCAAGGGAAAGATCCGCAAGCCGCTCTCGATGCAGCGGAAGCGGAAATGAAGGCCATCATGAACGAATAG
- a CDS encoding sugar ABC transporter permease encodes MSSVLIKNEASLGLKLVAPAVGIIGLLVVYPILFNLYLSFFDVQLNGNKTFVGLQNYQSLLSNPDYYHSVGVSVLYLIGTVIGTTVLGLAAAILMNQSFRFRNLARGLILLPYFAPVISVVFGWQFIFDPVNGIYNHMVVDVLHLTDTRENLIGNPDSALLVVILFDIWKHFPIAYLLFLAKLQSVPKDLYEAAAIDGQNAWGRFWHVTLPELRFVIATVVLLRVIWNLNRFEDVYLLAPNVETLPIFTYYQAFAGLVDQGTAATISVIQLLVLVALIWLYVRKVLKW; translated from the coding sequence ATGTCTTCGGTTTTAATCAAAAATGAAGCAAGCTTAGGGCTCAAATTGGTGGCACCAGCGGTAGGTATCATAGGTCTGCTGGTGGTTTACCCTATTTTGTTCAACCTGTATTTGAGCTTTTTCGATGTGCAGCTCAACGGCAATAAGACCTTTGTTGGCTTACAAAATTATCAATCCTTATTAAGCAATCCCGACTATTATCATTCGGTTGGTGTTTCCGTACTCTATTTAATTGGCACTGTCATCGGTACCACAGTGTTAGGCTTGGCCGCGGCGATATTAATGAATCAAAGCTTTCGTTTTCGCAATCTGGCACGGGGCTTAATTCTGTTACCTTACTTCGCCCCTGTGATCAGTGTGGTGTTTGGGTGGCAATTTATCTTTGATCCGGTAAATGGCATCTATAACCACATGGTGGTGGATGTTTTGCATTTAACGGACACCCGAGAAAACTTGATTGGTAATCCTGACTCCGCCTTATTAGTGGTGATTTTATTTGATATCTGGAAACACTTCCCAATTGCTTATTTGCTGTTTCTTGCCAAGCTACAAAGCGTCCCTAAAGACTTGTATGAAGCCGCTGCCATTGATGGTCAAAATGCCTGGGGACGTTTTTGGCACGTTACCTTACCTGAACTGCGCTTTGTCATCGCGACTGTAGTGTTGTTGCGGGTAATTTGGAATTTAAACCGCTTTGAAGACGTTTATCTACTCGCTCCTAATGTTGAAACCTTACCCATATTTACCTATTACCAAGCCTTTGCTGGTTTAGTAGACCAAGGCACAGCAGCGACCATCTCCGTCATTCAACTCTTGGTGCTGGTGGCGCTCATTTGGTTGTATGTCCGCAAAGTTCTTAAATGGTGA
- a CDS encoding carbohydrate ABC transporter permease, which translates to MNKRTRLQSLLLYTLVISLVVFCVFPFLQILSTSLKHPIDWGNPSLIPRVLHLDAYKELLGLMPPKEADIPASIQRLLDNPALSAEKKQQLLAKFSSGGDVFPFGRYMLNTFAISFVTAICSTFLASLAAYAIARLRFPAQSLMANGVLFVYMVGGVLLMVPLYQMSVSVGLASSVGGTLLSLFLIYLIQTLPVAMYMLGNYFRTIPFSLEEAAMMDGCSRVEAFWRIIMPLSKPMLFTVFIYCFVIAWNEYLFASVFLKQYQDFHTLPLALQTLFTSKNAIWDRIMAASMLTLLPVIICFMLANRHLSGGLTDGGVKG; encoded by the coding sequence ATGAATAAACGTACTCGCTTACAATCTTTGTTGCTATACACCTTGGTGATCTCATTGGTGGTATTTTGTGTCTTCCCGTTTTTGCAGATTCTCTCCACTTCGCTAAAGCATCCAATTGACTGGGGTAACCCTTCTTTGATCCCAAGGGTATTGCATCTTGACGCTTATAAAGAACTGCTTGGCTTAATGCCGCCCAAAGAAGCCGACATTCCCGCCAGTATTCAACGCTTGCTAGACAATCCCGCGTTATCGGCAGAGAAAAAACAACAACTTCTCGCCAAATTCAGCTCAGGTGGTGATGTCTTTCCCTTTGGTCGCTACATGCTAAATACCTTTGCTATTTCTTTTGTAACGGCAATTTGTTCAACGTTTCTTGCCTCACTAGCAGCCTATGCCATTGCTCGCTTACGCTTTCCAGCGCAATCCTTAATGGCGAACGGCGTCTTGTTTGTTTATATGGTGGGCGGTGTGTTACTCATGGTGCCACTTTATCAAATGAGCGTCAGCGTAGGGTTGGCTTCCAGTGTCGGCGGCACCTTACTAAGTTTGTTTTTAATCTATCTGATTCAAACCTTACCCGTCGCCATGTATATGCTGGGCAACTACTTCCGAACCATCCCTTTTTCTTTAGAGGAAGCGGCGATGATGGATGGTTGCTCACGGGTAGAGGCGTTTTGGCGCATCATAATGCCACTGTCTAAACCCATGCTGTTTACCGTCTTTATTTACTGCTTTGTGATTGCTTGGAATGAGTATCTGTTTGCCTCAGTGTTTTTAAAACAATATCAAGACTTCCACACCTTACCCTTAGCATTACAAACTTTATTCACCTCTAAAAATGCCATTTGGGATCGCATCATGGCGGCTTCCATGCTGACGTTATTGCCCGTCATTATTTGCTTTATGTTAGCGAATAGGCATCTTTCAGGTGGGCTGACCGACGGTGGAGTGAAAGGCTAA
- the ugpC gene encoding sn-glycerol-3-phosphate ABC transporter ATP-binding protein UgpC: MSSVILRNVNKSYGNLPIVKNLNLDVKDGEFVVLVGPSGCGKSTTLRMVAGLEDITQGDIQVGNKTINDLPPHKRNIAMVFQNYALYPHMSVRDNIVFGLKKSGADANTIRTRLKDVAEMLKITEYLDRKPADLSGGQRQRVAMGRALARDADVYLFDEPLSNLDAKLRHHMRTEMARIQHQYNMTAIYVTHDQIEAMTLGDRVVVMRDGIVEQVGTPMEIYLQPANTFVATFIGSPAMNLIEAKVEEDHLVFDQYRIPAKSIPNLDKATLASHQSVLIGIRPDFFEDSQLLSNPLNASQNPLFEFQDIQVDLVENLGFDKEILFKLAGEDAKARLDLRSETQRKQRISLSVDLNRVLIFDTSTQGMLLNAGENLY, encoded by the coding sequence ATGAGTTCTGTGATTTTAAGAAACGTCAACAAATCCTATGGCAACTTGCCCATAGTGAAGAACCTAAATCTGGACGTCAAAGACGGCGAATTTGTTGTCTTAGTAGGTCCAAGCGGCTGCGGTAAAAGTACCACTTTGCGTATGGTCGCCGGTTTGGAAGACATTACTCAAGGCGACATTCAGGTCGGCAACAAAACCATTAATGATTTACCGCCCCATAAACGCAACATTGCCATGGTGTTCCAGAACTACGCCTTATATCCCCACATGTCGGTTCGTGACAACATAGTATTTGGCCTGAAAAAATCGGGAGCCGATGCAAACACCATTCGCACTCGCTTAAAAGACGTGGCCGAGATGCTGAAAATTACCGAATACCTGGATCGAAAACCGGCGGATTTGTCTGGCGGACAAAGACAACGCGTGGCCATGGGGCGTGCCTTAGCGCGAGATGCGGATGTCTATTTATTTGACGAGCCCTTATCCAATCTGGATGCCAAACTTCGTCATCACATGCGCACCGAAATGGCTCGTATCCAGCATCAATACAATATGACAGCAATTTACGTCACCCATGATCAGATCGAAGCCATGACCCTAGGGGATCGCGTGGTGGTAATGCGCGACGGCATAGTAGAGCAGGTGGGAACCCCTATGGAAATTTACCTACAACCCGCTAATACCTTTGTCGCCACCTTTATTGGTTCCCCCGCCATGAATCTGATTGAAGCTAAAGTGGAAGAGGATCATCTGGTATTTGATCAATACCGCATTCCAGCTAAGTCTATTCCCAACCTAGACAAAGCGACACTGGCCTCACACCAGAGTGTATTGATTGGCATCCGACCGGATTTCTTTGAAGACAGCCAGCTCCTTTCCAACCCGCTAAACGCAAGCCAAAACCCACTATTTGAATTCCAAGACATACAAGTGGATCTAGTAGAGAACCTAGGCTTTGACAAAGAAATCCTGTTTAAATTGGCTGGCGAAGACGCCAAAGCCCGTTTGGATTTACGCTCTGAAACGCAGCGAAAACAGCGTATTTCCCTATCTGTCGATTTAAATAGAGTGCTGATATTCGACACCAGCACACAAGGTATGTTGCTGAATGCAGGAGAAAACCTTTATTAA
- a CDS encoding linear amide C-N hydrolase: MCTRIVNNIDTDWVTTARNFDWEFPLSSSIFRSPTGLERIGLSTAEIEKYNLQSHQVLTWQVKYSSISILIGTEEDGYGTTDGMNTEGLTANILYDATTTLNNHIAEGQKALSLIRWGQFVLDAFASVQEVVTYFKTQTVFFVSGTVPGDPTADTELYLTISDKIGDSAILGIKEGKIEIHHSKQYSVATNQPDYQTQLNMMNYWLFQWNLKSAGAINNTPSYTVPGGNTAVQRFQRACYYRLLTGVAKGFVDRVAQVKTMVGTCSVPTLCSTFGSISSNNTIHTQSEDDIPTTLWSSISDAANLKYYFFDELHVGAVWFDVAIEATECAIWLISDSIKGPGFKNNGDQMLKPCDDIYAYYC; encoded by the coding sequence ATGTGCACTCGTATCGTAAACAACATTGATACTGATTGGGTTACCACAGCTCGAAATTTTGATTGGGAATTTCCCCTATCTAGTTCGATTTTTCGCTCCCCTACCGGCCTTGAAAGAATAGGGCTTAGCACGGCAGAAATTGAAAAATACAATTTACAATCCCATCAAGTTTTAACCTGGCAGGTAAAATACAGTTCGATTTCGATTCTTATTGGTACTGAAGAGGATGGCTATGGCACAACGGACGGAATGAATACAGAAGGCTTAACCGCGAATATTCTATACGATGCCACTACCACACTTAACAACCACATTGCCGAAGGTCAAAAAGCATTAAGTCTCATACGTTGGGGGCAATTTGTTTTGGATGCATTTGCAAGCGTTCAAGAGGTGGTCACCTATTTTAAAACGCAAACCGTCTTCTTCGTAAGTGGAACCGTACCAGGTGATCCCACAGCCGATACGGAATTGTATCTCACAATATCCGATAAAATAGGCGATTCTGCCATCCTTGGGATCAAAGAAGGTAAAATAGAGATACATCATAGCAAACAGTATTCAGTCGCCACCAACCAGCCTGATTATCAAACCCAGCTTAACATGATGAATTACTGGTTGTTTCAATGGAATTTGAAAAGTGCTGGTGCAATAAATAACACCCCCAGTTATACCGTACCAGGTGGTAACACTGCAGTTCAGCGCTTTCAAAGAGCTTGTTATTATCGATTATTAACGGGGGTCGCAAAAGGTTTTGTTGACAGGGTAGCACAGGTGAAAACAATGGTGGGAACTTGCTCCGTGCCTACCCTATGTTCCACATTTGGCTCTATCTCATCCAATAATACAATACACACACAAAGTGAAGATGATATTCCAACGACGTTATGGAGCAGCATTAGCGATGCAGCCAACCTTAAGTATTACTTTTTCGATGAATTGCATGTAGGGGCAGTTTGGTTTGATGTAGCAATCGAGGCAACTGAATGTGCAATTTGGTTAATTAGCGATTCAATAAAAGGCCCAGGTTTTAAAAACAATGGCGATCAAATGCTGAAACCGTGTGATGACATTTACGCGTACTATTGCTGA
- a CDS encoding GGDEF domain-containing protein codes for MVSILEKWFGAERTHPDFRFRSFLFISLLCISGSFAFFTYYNLVIDFFPPMLIANFVSLLFGILGGYFLIVKKRSQVAATILQLVVSLDTFILILINGNEEFALIFAFLTPVMGIFLLGYRYGSILSIVYFVGLFYFCLTQMDSWRPEPFLPISLIHFSFIYVFLFMVSYFYDTSRRKAYQMMEESNRQLQELATTDVLTKLRNRRFMEDRLLSVDGKHYIAMLDVDDFKKINDQCGHDLGDKVLVKLAKLLADQVGSNDVVGRWGGEEFIIVFEETDISKLQIRLKRLNHSIANTDFGIQRKVTISIGVAVHFASQHRECLRSADQALYDAKASGKNCYCLAH; via the coding sequence GTGGTATCAATATTAGAAAAATGGTTTGGGGCGGAGCGTACGCATCCTGATTTTCGCTTTCGTAGCTTTTTATTTATCTCTTTGTTATGTATTTCAGGAAGTTTTGCCTTTTTCACCTATTACAATCTGGTGATCGATTTCTTTCCGCCAATGTTAATAGCTAACTTTGTTTCGCTTCTTTTTGGTATTCTAGGTGGCTATTTTCTCATTGTAAAAAAACGCTCTCAAGTCGCTGCGACCATTCTTCAGCTGGTTGTCTCTCTTGATACTTTCATTCTCATCTTGATCAATGGCAATGAAGAGTTTGCTCTAATTTTTGCCTTTCTTACTCCTGTCATGGGAATCTTTCTATTGGGTTATCGATATGGGTCGATATTGAGTATCGTGTATTTTGTTGGCTTATTTTATTTCTGCTTAACGCAAATGGACTCTTGGCGGCCGGAGCCATTTCTGCCTATCAGCTTGATTCATTTTTCATTTATTTATGTTTTCTTGTTCATGGTGTCTTATTTTTACGACACAAGCCGACGAAAAGCCTATCAAATGATGGAAGAGTCGAATCGACAGTTACAAGAATTAGCTACTACTGACGTGTTAACCAAACTAAGAAATCGACGCTTTATGGAAGATAGGCTACTGAGTGTTGATGGCAAACATTATATCGCCATGCTGGATGTAGATGATTTTAAAAAAATTAATGACCAATGTGGCCATGATCTAGGTGATAAGGTTTTGGTTAAGCTCGCTAAGCTATTAGCGGATCAAGTTGGATCGAATGATGTAGTGGGTCGCTGGGGTGGCGAGGAATTCATTATAGTGTTTGAAGAAACAGACATATCTAAACTACAAATTAGGTTGAAGCGATTAAACCATAGTATTGCCAATACTGACTTTGGTATTCAGCGCAAGGTAACCATCAGTATCGGTGTTGCAGTACATTTTGCTAGTCAACACCGAGAATGTTTGCGTTCAGCTGATCAGGCGCTTTACGACGCAAAAGCCAGCGGCAAGAATTGTTATTGTCTCGCTCACTAG
- a CDS encoding PbsX family transcriptional regulator — protein MNRNLMVASCLAMGLIAGCSSLGVESSHNSISRQAMPADYGWASAEGPLLGGSQASEQHIYTVTNRKEFVVALEQSGNLPSIIQIRGTINLSSDDSGRELKEEDYRVAPYQFDLYKAAYAPSVWNIKPLIKGRPNRKLSGPQEEARQASADRQKAQIVVNIPSNTSLIGLGDDAKIIKGMLYLGAGVENVIIRNIHFEDAFDYFPSWDPGDSFKIDTSYPGCQAKYVNANLGPQKCRGGRWNAEYDLISINGAKRIWIDHCSFSDGDRPDYFFPAVYPFPQNEITQKVQHHDGLIDIINQADLITISSSYFHDHDKAMLIGNSDKKTQDEGHLRVTLHGNYFKNVGQRMPRVRYGQVHSYNNYFVGDASGDGQGANNYERHVDSLKDKPKHNILRQALGAGKHSAIYSEANVFEIANGTPANAIGHMKGDVAFDRGSMFNGQMIDIIAEANKVSGKILSKDVGWQPYLYGPAPLLPVSEVIDYVKANAGAGKL, from the coding sequence ATGAATAGAAATCTTATGGTCGCATCGTGTCTCGCGATGGGCTTAATAGCTGGATGTTCAAGCCTAGGTGTAGAGTCTTCACATAACAGCATTAGTCGGCAAGCCATGCCAGCTGATTACGGCTGGGCTAGCGCAGAAGGCCCTTTATTAGGTGGTTCACAAGCTAGTGAACAGCATATCTATACGGTAACCAATCGCAAAGAGTTTGTTGTGGCATTAGAGCAATCCGGTAACTTACCAAGCATTATCCAAATTCGTGGCACCATTAATCTCTCTTCTGATGATTCTGGACGAGAGCTCAAGGAGGAAGATTATCGTGTTGCACCCTATCAGTTTGACTTGTATAAAGCAGCTTATGCACCAAGCGTATGGAACATCAAACCCTTGATCAAAGGACGTCCAAACCGCAAATTATCTGGCCCGCAAGAAGAAGCCAGACAAGCTTCAGCGGACCGACAAAAAGCACAAATTGTAGTGAACATACCTTCTAATACCAGTTTGATTGGACTGGGAGACGATGCAAAAATTATCAAAGGCATGCTTTATCTTGGCGCTGGTGTAGAAAATGTCATCATCCGTAATATTCATTTCGAAGACGCGTTTGACTACTTCCCAAGTTGGGATCCGGGCGACAGTTTCAAAATAGACACCAGTTACCCCGGCTGTCAGGCGAAATATGTGAATGCCAATTTAGGGCCTCAAAAATGCCGTGGTGGTCGTTGGAACGCCGAGTATGATTTGATCTCGATAAATGGGGCAAAACGCATCTGGATTGATCATTGTAGCTTCTCTGACGGCGATCGACCTGATTATTTTTTCCCAGCTGTTTATCCATTTCCTCAAAATGAAATCACTCAGAAAGTGCAGCATCATGATGGCCTGATCGACATCATTAATCAGGCAGATTTGATAACTATATCAAGCAGTTACTTTCATGATCATGATAAAGCCATGTTGATCGGTAACAGTGATAAAAAGACGCAAGATGAAGGTCATTTACGAGTGACACTACATGGTAATTACTTCAAAAATGTGGGTCAGCGTATGCCAAGAGTGCGTTACGGACAAGTACACAGTTACAACAATTATTTTGTGGGAGACGCCTCTGGAGATGGTCAGGGGGCTAACAATTATGAGCGTCATGTGGATTCCCTAAAGGATAAACCTAAGCATAATATTTTGCGCCAAGCATTGGGAGCAGGGAAACACTCTGCCATTTACTCTGAAGCGAATGTTTTTGAGATTGCGAATGGTACGCCCGCTAATGCCATTGGTCATATGAAAGGCGATGTGGCGTTTGACCGAGGGTCTATGTTTAACGGTCAGATGATTGACATCATTGCGGAAGCCAATAAAGTCAGCGGCAAGATTTTATCAAAAGACGTGGGTTGGCAGCCGTATCTTTATGGCCCTGCCCCCCTGTTACCCGTTAGTGAGGTCATTGATTACGTCAAAGCCAACGCGGGAGCGGGTAAGCTTTAG
- a CDS encoding sulfite exporter TauE/SafE family protein yields MEYSFFTLSLLVGTGFIAGIINTLAGGGSNLTLPALMVMGMPADIANATNRVGVFLQNVAAIAGFRKAKKLDNSDILPVVMPSLLGGIIGAFIASYAPVSWLKPMLLSAMIGMTLLMIIRPALVAPPEGTVPFKVSDKPSAWLALFVAGIYGGFVQAGVGFILIAALAGTLRYDLVRTNALKMVCTFGFTLLALMVFIWNDQILWMPGLILAIGTMLGSHLAVKMAVKANPNHLKWFLFVMTVCGSLAALIS; encoded by the coding sequence ATGGAATACAGCTTTTTTACTCTATCGCTATTGGTGGGTACAGGTTTCATAGCGGGCATCATAAATACCTTAGCAGGCGGAGGATCCAATTTAACCTTGCCTGCCTTAATGGTCATGGGCATGCCTGCTGACATAGCCAATGCCACCAATCGGGTCGGCGTGTTTTTACAGAATGTGGCTGCCATAGCTGGCTTTCGCAAAGCCAAAAAGCTGGATAATAGTGATATTTTGCCTGTTGTGATGCCTTCTTTACTGGGCGGTATTATCGGTGCATTTATCGCCAGTTACGCTCCAGTAAGTTGGCTTAAGCCTATGTTGCTCAGCGCCATGATTGGTATGACCCTATTAATGATTATTCGTCCTGCCTTGGTGGCACCACCAGAAGGGACAGTGCCTTTCAAAGTGTCAGACAAACCCAGTGCTTGGCTGGCGTTGTTTGTGGCTGGAATTTACGGAGGCTTTGTTCAAGCTGGTGTGGGCTTTATTTTGATTGCCGCATTAGCTGGCACCTTACGCTATGATCTGGTGCGTACTAATGCATTAAAAATGGTCTGTACCTTTGGCTTTACCCTATTGGCTCTAATGGTATTTATTTGGAACGATCAAATTCTTTGGATGCCTGGTTTAATTTTAGCCATAGGTACCATGCTAGGGTCACATTTAGCGGTAAAAATGGCTGTTAAAGCCAACCCAAATCATCTCAAGTGGTTTCTCTTTGTGATGACGGTTTGTGGCAGTCTAGCTGCATTAATTAGTTAA
- a CDS encoding methylated-DNA--[protein]-cysteine S-methyltransferase has product MLITDEKQADEYYQALINRDSKYVGCFFVGVKTTAIFCISTCRARKPKRENVNFYTSFKDAMDAGFRPCKVCRPTENANQAPLEVQAAMDLVRDCTKAKITDQELREAGIRPIFVRRWFNQHYGMTFQAFQRMYRINFAYHELKGGKSTTHAAFDSGYDSLSGFGYTYKKLLGQSPSLIREQSVILIDRLTTPIGPMFVCATETGICLLEFVDRRMLETEFEDLQRRLKSTIINGENDHIKQLKVELQEYFDGTRKTFDVPLHTPGTDFQNRVWQVLQNIPFAQTASYQQQAIKLDNPKAVRAVARANGMNRIAIVIPCHRVIGKDGSLVGYAGGLERKKWLLEHEQKHA; this is encoded by the coding sequence ATGTTGATCACAGACGAGAAACAAGCAGACGAGTACTATCAAGCCTTAATTAATCGCGACAGTAAGTATGTGGGCTGCTTTTTTGTGGGTGTAAAAACCACGGCGATATTTTGTATCTCCACCTGTCGTGCACGCAAACCAAAACGTGAGAACGTGAATTTTTACACCAGTTTCAAAGATGCTATGGACGCAGGCTTTCGCCCCTGCAAGGTGTGCCGCCCTACCGAAAACGCCAATCAAGCACCATTAGAAGTTCAAGCCGCCATGGACTTAGTACGAGACTGCACCAAGGCTAAAATAACCGATCAAGAATTGCGTGAAGCGGGCATACGTCCTATTTTTGTTCGTCGCTGGTTTAATCAACATTATGGTATGACATTTCAGGCCTTCCAGCGCATGTATCGAATTAATTTCGCCTATCATGAGCTAAAAGGCGGTAAAAGCACCACACATGCTGCATTCGATTCTGGCTATGACTCATTAAGCGGTTTTGGTTACACTTACAAAAAACTCTTGGGGCAATCCCCTTCATTAATACGGGAGCAATCCGTGATTCTAATTGATCGACTTACCACCCCAATTGGCCCTATGTTTGTTTGCGCAACCGAAACCGGTATTTGCCTGTTGGAATTTGTCGATCGGCGCATGCTGGAAACCGAATTTGAAGACCTGCAAAGGCGCTTGAAATCTACCATCATCAATGGTGAAAATGATCATATCAAACAGCTCAAAGTCGAATTACAAGAATACTTTGATGGCACACGCAAAACCTTTGATGTGCCACTGCATACCCCAGGAACCGATTTCCAAAACCGTGTTTGGCAAGTCTTACAGAACATTCCTTTTGCGCAGACAGCAAGTTATCAACAACAAGCCATCAAGCTAGACAATCCCAAAGCCGTTCGTGCTGTCGCCCGAGCCAATGGTATGAATCGCATTGCCATTGTTATTCCTTGCCATAGGGTGATTGGTAAAGATGGCAGTTTGGTCGGTTATGCGGGTGGTTTAGAACGCAAAAAATGGCTACTGGAACACGAACAAAAACACGCTTAA